Genomic window (Notolabrus celidotus isolate fNotCel1 chromosome 15, fNotCel1.pri, whole genome shotgun sequence):
CATTGGTATTTGATCCATTTCATGGTAAATAACAGTTACAACAACAAAGGAGAAGATGTCAAAGTCCCGCCCACcaagtttgattgacagctgacaaCAATCAGCTCTCAGCaacaaacaggaataaaaatCAAGTTGAAGAATTCAAACACAGAAGTGAACCCACTGTCCCTGAAATCACTTCTGTCTATTTCAACCTACACAACTCAGCTGATCCAGAATAATAAACATAGAGTCCAGCATGTAGAGGCTGAGTGAAcgtggtctggactctgtggaggagagtcatggtttcagagacgctgtagaaggacagaatacctgctctgtgatccaggtacacTCCTACTCTGGAGGACTGAGGACCTGAGACAGGAGTCTCCACTTTGTTGAACCAAAACTTATAACTGATGTTGTTACAATCTAAAGACCAAGATTTGTCATTGCgtccaaacaaacattcaagtgAGCTCCCTGCTCTGCTGATATTCTTGTGTGCGACTGCTACATCAGCTTGTCCGCTCCGctccacctcccagtaacaaCGTCCAGTCAGACTCTCTCTACTCAGGACCTGAGGATAAATAGTGAATCTGTCTGGGTGACTAGAATAAGACTGAAGTTGTCTCATTAATGTTGCTTTTCTGTTCCCGTCAGATAATAACAGATgtctgtgtggtgtgtttgtatCCAGTGTGATGTCACGTGAGTATTTTAAGAACTCAGCTCTGGTCTTgggctctggttctggtcttGGTTGTGACAGTAAAACATTCACTTCAgtccctgtctgtgagatgtttgtccatccctctctcagaACGTCCTGTAGTTTATCTCTGACTCCTGACACAGCCGCTGTCACATCCTCAAAGTACCTCAGAGGACGGGTCTTGATGCTGCATGAGTGTGTAGATCCACTGAGTCCTGACAGTGAGGGGTAGTCCTGTAGAAACTGGTTGTGGTCCTCTGTGAGTGacagcttctgcagctcagcatctttcctcttcagctcagtgatctcctgctccagcttctcctgaagctctttgactcgactcacttcagtttcctgctgggatctgacctgctgcttcacatcagAGCGTCTTTTCTCCATGAGACGGATCAGCTCAGTTAACATCTTCTCACTGTGCTCCACTGCTTTATCAGCGGAGCCGTTGATAACCTCCACCTCCTGTTGAAGCAGCTTCACATCTTCCTCACTGTCCTGgattctctgctggatgtttagTCGAGTCCCCTCaagctctctctgcctctcagtccTTTCTGCTGAAGCTGAGACTGTGTCGTGTCCTTTATGTTcgtccacagagcagagagaacagATAGACTGCTGATCAGTACGACAGAATatcttcatcacctcatcaTGACGAGAGCAGACATTCTCCTGGAGCTTCTTGGAGGGCTCcaccagcttgtgtttcttCAATGGAGCTGCTTTAAAATGAGGCTGAAGGTGTTTCTCACAAAAAGAGGTCAGACACTGCAGACAGGACTTACTGGCTCTCAGTTTCCTCCTGGTGCAGACGTCACAGGCCACATCTTCAGGTCCAGCATagcagtgatcagcaggagcagcttggagtccagtcttcttcagctcctccactaAATCTGCTAACATGGTGCTTTTCTTCAGGACAGGCCTCAGTTTGAAGGTCTGCCTGCACTGAGGGCAGCTGTAGTCtctcttcactttctttttatccCAGTAGGTTTTAACACATTTCATGCAgtagctgtgtccacagggaaCAGTCACAGGATCCTTCAGTAGATCCAGACAGATGGAACAGCAGAATCTCTCTCGGTCCAGCTGGTTCTGAtccatctctcctctcagtgacGATCAAAGAGTTCCTCTAAATCCAGatagaaacagtgtctgagctCCGATGTACAACAGCTCTTGTTGACTCTCTGCAGTgaatgatgttttggagctcaAGGATTTCATGCTATGCTGTTCACACCCATTCTCATAGCTGCTGACGTATGAAGGGAGGAGAGACATATTTTGATCAGGTGGAGCCCGAACCTTTAGGAAGAGGGCAGGGTTTTCAGGATTTACTGCGTTCCACAGAGAGCAGCTTGTTACAAAAGACAGGGCATGTAAtctttcataaataaatatgagagaggatttcagctgctcaacagttcagggtctcctgtGTTGTATTCTtcgtttcatgatgctccaaatgttttcaatggtgacgagtcaggactgcaggcaggtcggttcagcacctggactcttctactacagagccatgctttTGTaacacgtgcagaatgtggttttacTGAAacctgtaaggtcttcctgaaaaagGCCTTGCCTGGTTCTACGTGTGGCAAACATCCGTCCTCCGTCGTAGCTGTGTGAAGTAGCAATAGTGAAGCAAAAAACAGAGGACAGACCTTTTGAATGTGatcatctctttcttttataaataatgaatgtagtatccgtgacgtcacccatctgtttctgaagcgctgttttgaggccaatcgttggcaggagccatattgctgctgtcgggccattgtgacgtaaagaggcgggctttgaaccgtctcgccaacagctacagtgttcccgcctgtcaatcaagtcagctgtgcctcttattggaagactcataatctcagtGTCTTCAAAAgtaccacgttatgaaaaaattcaccccatacagtgtgtgacgatcgagaaaagagctatccagactacactcattttttgtaccatgctgtaaacatgtttatttctgctgtaaagatcggctttttataattggtgtgtatgtggtttcctgtacttccagagccagcctcaagcggccccttgatgaactgcagtttttagcacttcctcattggactcatattttttagacctgaggttgctgctgtTATCTTTTGTCATTTCTTTGAATGGGATTGTGGCCACATATGATTCACAACTTGTATCTGAGTATTTTATTACAGTCACATATTACAGTTGATGCGTTAACAGCAAAACATCCCGGGGGTCAAAGTATGAATTTTGCTCTCAAGGCCTTGAGTAATTTCAACGCTACTCTTTTATTTTAACCTGGATGACAGCAAAGTACCACAGGAtgaaacagttcaacttttttAAGGTGAACTTTTATAAAGCAGATCCTCAAGCTGATTcatatgaaacattttcaaaaggtGATTACAATCAAAACCCACATTAAAGGCAAATCACAAAGTCAGATTTTTCACTGCAGATGCTCCAAAAGGCAATAAGATTGTGCCACATGGATTCAGATGAGCCTTGATGTCTGATCTGGGTAAAGCCTTGATAATGGATTCTTTTATCAGCTGTGTTAGGAGGGGATGCAGAAGGCAGGGGGTGAAGCTTTCTTATTCAACTGGAAATATTGCCTAGTTTTGAGTTGCCTCTAGCCTCTCAAATGCAATACCTGCCCTTCACACACGGCACCTTTTCTGACCACGAGATGTAAAAATGATTTAGGTATTTCAAAACTCTAAACAACAGCCGCCATGAGAGGACGTTATCTGCCAATAGCCAAACTTCCAAACCTCGTCAAGTGTGCAGCAGCAGTCACAGCTCCCGTCATCATGTAGAGATAAGACGGATCCATGCATCTCAGAAGCGTTCATGTTACTGATATGACAGGATGAGGAGGCTCTGCAGCGCTCTAGTTAAAAACCTTGGAAGTTTTTTTCACGTCAGGACTTTCAGACAGGATTTAAACATTTGATCCGAAGTTTTTGTTAGTAGAAAAACGAAAAGTAGGCTTTGTACCGTCTCTCAGCATGACGCCGACGATGTGAAAAACAAGAAGCTATAATGATCATAACAGTGATTGATGTCGGTTCCTCACGCTCTCAATTATAGGTTGGGTCATGTCAGTTCACTCTGCCATCAAGAGAGATAAACtggcaaacaaacagagaaagtgcTGCCCTACCTTGTTAGTCGCTGTTTGAAGTTTGGTTTCAGAAGAACACTGAAGTTTAGTTTCATCATTAAGTTTCCATCATGTTCAGGTCCGTGAAAGAGCGCTAATGGATACACTGGAATGAAAAGTGAAACAAACGGAGAGAGACTGAGCATGGAGCGTTCAGCTGTGGTCAAATGTTACTGAGCATTGAGATGTTGGTGGAAGATAGGTGGAAATCAAAAAGCTGTGGTGTGACATCGAGCCTTGTCTTCATgttcaaagtgtgttttaaaggtgacatatcacgcttttttcatcaacatatattggtctaagaggtccccaaaacatgtctttaaagtttatgctcaaaaaaacactttgaaatcagattttggtctgcctgaaaagccctcttcttcagtcctcctcagaacactttttttccctctgaccacgccccctcaggaagtggatgtgcctcggctgtccagcacgttgatctaatgtttacatgttggctgaatatacacggctgctgttacttcaaccctctgagtctgatccagaatctgatcctgacggagaggcgcctgtagcaggacctttctgaaggattggtcatagatttagtgtttcttgttgttttatttatcagtatgtcgatgtgtgtcttggtacacagctacgaacatgtagctatgtggctatgctaactagcgctagcacttatctatgatacataaaaatcatccactagatcttcaaatctgcagacttggggagtaaaaccgacctctaccagagaggcagcgggacctttctgaaggattggtcacagatttagtgtttcttgttgttttatttgtcagtatgtcgacttgtgtcttggtacacagctacagctacgacatgtagctatgtagctatgctaactagcgctagcacttatccatgataaataaaaatcatccactagatcttcaaatctgcagacgtggggagtaaaaccgacctttgagtttattaagacagcctacaactagcatgcctccctcctaagctccttgttaccacacatttgtgcaggtaatgaaaaacggaggagggattcagtattattttatacagtctatgggctgaacaagctctgagctctgactccgtgacagaccggatattgttgttacgtaacaaaaacacggaagtctgaaacggctcgtttcacacacatttacagaaaggtggagaaatcagaacaggggcagaatggatttttttcattctcggggggtttgtagacatgccagggacacatatttcaggtagagaaccattaaaaagtcaattttgcatgatatgtcacctttaatcatagactgtataaataatggacgtagtatccgtgacgtcacccatctgttcctgagcgctgtttcgCAGCCAAATCGGCGGCGGtggccatattggtaatgctgaactcaaccaaacttagtgtgaggtaaagaggcgggctttgagcctcctagccaatagctacatTGTTCCCGCATGTCAGTAAAGTCAGtcaaaatcccccccccccccccccccccccccccccatacagtgtgtgctgatagagaagttAGTgatgtagacccaagccgttttatgaaccaggctgtaaacatgtttatttctgctgtaaaggtcgtcttttttgaattggtgtgtatgtgtagggATGGGTACTTTCACATTTGAATAGATACAGTACTGAtgcccggtacctgggaattgGTATCGGTACTCAACCGTACacattttcggtacttttgtgtgtgtttatgtggtaataaatgttaatttgtttaattataaaatctcaacatttttaaagttaacatatttatttctcaatatataaactttaacaaatatatcaaaacaacattcaactgtTATACAAATGTCctcaacatgaaatgaacagaaacaggattataaaggtgattagatatattagctgacacgtgctcgtggcgtctaattgctctttcgggagtttatcaatgaacacacgtgaatgtctgcggacgggaaaaagtctgttttccgtctctttataataacaggacacacaacttacttgttgggcattcacaaacacaggaaCGGTtctaaacagggcaggtagtcggagcgagagagtccgtTCTCTGAGAGAGCGTTAGTGtgattagctgcagttttagactATGGTAGTGTTGCCTCCTCcccaagcggaaacctccggtctaaaaatatgagtcaatgcggaagtgttaaaagctgcagttcatcgaggatccgcttgaggctggctccggaagtaccagaagtcacatacacatgaatggggaaaagacgatctttgcagcattaataaacatgtttacagcctggtacaaaagatgagtgtagtctgaatagctaatttctcgacgtcctctcactgtgaggggggtgaatttttttctaattcggcaatttcgaagatattgagattaccagtcttccaatgagaggcacagctgcctgtgggaacactgcagctgttggctaggaggctcaaagccctcctctttacgtcacactggctccacagaagcaatatggctgccgcagccgattggtctcaaaacagctcttcagaaacagatgggtgacgtcacggatactacgtccatattttttacagtctatgctcctcCCACAGCTTCACAGCaatcatatctttcatatactcttctttctgtcagtgtatctcagtaaacaggtaactggtttagatactttcattgcatgtattacagggaaatggtaccaacatattcacatgttttcaactctctataagttcctctgctgcttcatcactctgtctggtgtctcctttgtccacgctgtcacttcagtgtaatgtttatgcagcctagaaaaagtagtagaagtagtagcatTCTAGGCTCCGTTTGGTGTGCTCctgcgcagatgcagagagcagagagcagagaggttcACCTGATCAGTATCAAACTTTATTACTGggtgaaagtatggaaaatcgcctcctcgtccactccctcacagtcacaaggatgcgtttaggtaccgAAACTTGGTACCGTTGCATTTTACGTGAATCAATACCTATAAAAGTATTGAATTCGGTATCCATCtctatgtatgtggtttccggtgtttctgcagccagcctcaagcagattctggatgaattacagtttataacacgtcagcatgggcttcatgttttgagaccagaggttgccgcttggttttaatgCTTATGTGTACTCGTAGCATCTAATGTCAAGCTTTACATCCTCACAAAGGTTAGAAACATGGTTTACACGCAGCTTTGACCCGAGCCCTGACTAAATCTGTTGTTGTTCCTGTAGTTTGTCtctattatttatgttttatgagACTGTTGTTGAGTATTTAGAAACATTACACATGGAGTGTGTCGCTGTCCAAGGTGCTGATCCCTTGGAGCCCAGACCACAAAAAGATGATTACAAATGATCTGAGTTGAAAGGGCAAATATGCCTCAAAGGTGATTTCAGCTTAGTCAAATGAATTCTGCCTCTTTATGTACACCCAGCAGAGATAGAGGGTAATATAAATCATACTGGTTCTGGTGtatcacaccacacaccacagaAAAAACGTGACCTGGATTTATAAAACCCCTAAATCACCAAGCAGCACTCAGAAGGAATCATGTTCACAAGATTTTCCTCTACTTAAAGTAGCAGATGATATACATGAGGTTGTCAGGATCTGGATTAAACAGTGATCTGAAATATTCTTGAATATTTGAAGGCGTTTTCGAcctgaggaactttaccccggaactacgtgcgtttcgaccggtggacccagggtctaaatttagttaaggggtagttaatcttggaattttcaaaggtcccgggacttttggggggcagggcctgtaaTGTTGAAAGTGTCTGATGGGTAGAATgcctgaagtgtttttattccacccgccgtccacaataacatcacacacatctgtgattcacttgatttctctttctttcattagtttttatttgttctatcttttttgtatgtgtgtgtacttttcaaaagaagaagctgtgattctcttaatttagcagcttgtaacagtagtcttctctaaaccctcagcgaatgcgtctctcccggtgttccggttttaaaagtgaccctgtaaactggagaccttcagctgaacgtgtcagtgtttgtggagtttacacagctgttgaaacacagagggagttcctgggaatgcaaactagtttagtttttattaagatttcaaaatatcctcatcagatatttaatgatcgtctaaagacgtttatgagggatgcatccggctgaaagtctccagttaacagggtagctgtttaaaccaaacaccagctgatctctgccacggctgtttgagttcaaaaggattttaaagccgtgttgaaacgtttttgctactcgtgcttatctcctctcatgtgttgattcagtgaatccatctgtgatgaaatatagcaccatctaaaacagcaccagctgagtctcttcatgctaacaggctaactgttgtgttgctcatgatgatacctgcctgtcagtctgcttctatggtgtcatctgtgatgaatggcattcctctttgttttactgccctctactagtctggtggtgtagtgcatttacttttttttccctccatacgtcactggcctgatttgtacAATCTACCGGGACTTCATCCCATGGTCTAAAcgtagacaacaatgggggcacaggaaccttttagatccgggtaaagtagttctgggggctaaaagaccccggaacgcTTGGTCgaaaatgcacctttaatgcTGTCCAAAATTAGGATGCTGCATTAAAGCTGCTAGTATGTGAAAGGAATGATCATGCAGATAAATCCACTTCAATCTGCATAATGACTCCATTATTCTAAATCCAGCGCGGCATTGAGTACCAGAGAGATAAAGACAGCCGCTGAATGCTGAAAAGAGTTCAAACATAAAGCAGCTAAAGAAGTGCATCTTTCTGCTGCTCCCAGGAGGTGATAAAGTTGATGCAGGTCAAGAAAACTTTGTGTGCACAGGataaaaatgtgtgttcatCCTCTCAGGTCTGAAATGAATAGCTGATGTCTCCTGGCCCGTGCCTCCTCACCACTCACCTTAATTTATCCATGAAGAGGGTTCTGCTGAGCTTTCTGGCTCCTGTTTTCGCTCTGTCCTACTTTATATCGCTCCGGTTGCAAAGTTTCACTTAAAGAGGAGTTCAGGATGGCACTGTTTATGCATAAAAACTCTGAGTGAATACAAACACAGTCATCAGTCATTTCATCTCTTCTTTGTAATTGCAACAGGGGCCATTTAGGATGAGCAAGGAGTCCTGGATCTACAGACTTTAACTGTAATGGAATAAACTTTGGTCCTTTTCTTCCACTCAGTGATATACAAACCTTCACTCTTTTGGTGAGTAAATATtttgattgaaaacatttgacTAAATGCATTCAAACTCCTCTCTGCAGTAGCTTGATTTTAGATCACAATATTGAAAGGAGTAAATCAAATTCAAACACACGACTCCTGCAGAGGTTTCTGGATCCAAACAATCAGGTAGAATGAAACAACATGAAGATCCGCACACCAGGAAACTCCAGTGGAAGGGTTTATTTAGCACTAGATTTGCAATTCACAATATTGATCCTGCTTTATCATTTATATGAATGGTTCCTGACATGGCGCCAGCTCATTTAAAAGTATATTGAATTCCAAAATGTGTCTCTGAAGGTTAGTTTATGTGCAGGTCAACAGTGAAAATGTTACCTCCAAGCGGCGACCTTcggtcttaaaatatggagcccatgcggaagtgttaaaaactgcaattcatcgagcgtccacttgaggctggctgcagaaacacaggaaaccacacacacacccattcaaagaagatgatctttacagcagaaataaccatgtttacagcctggtacaaaaaactgtttaggtctgaatagctcatttctccatcagcacacactgtacgggggtgatgttttttataactctgtgcCCAAATATGGGCATGCCTGACTTGCCTGACTCTGTAGCCGTTAGCgaaaagaggctaaaggcctgcttctttacctcacactagccacagttagtttgagttcagcatttccaatatggctcctgctaacaattggcttcaaaacagcgcttaagaaacagatgggtgacatcacggatactatgtccatttattataccaggggttcccaaacttttcagcctgtgacccccaaaataaaggtgccaaagattcacaacccccactgtccctcaaagtggtgccgttatgaatgaacctgctgctactgatgcttttgatatttaactgttcactaaccctaaacttaggagtcatctggcaacaaagaaaggcagaaaactcattacattttctactttcaaggttttatttcaagcttagctactatttttgtcaatattttttactataaatggatAGA
Coding sequences:
- the LOC117826773 gene encoding tripartite motif-containing protein 16-like, whose amino-acid sequence is MDQNQLDRERFCCSICLDLLKDPVTVPCGHSYCMKCVKTYWDKKKVKRDYSCPQCRQTFKLRPVLKKSTMLADLVEELKKTGLQAAPADHCYAGPEDVACDVCTRRKLRASKSCLQCLTSFCEKHLQPHFKAAPLKKHKLVEPSKKLQENVCSRHDEVMKIFCRTDQQSICSLCSVDEHKGHDTVSASAERTERQRELEGTRLNIQQRIQDSEEDVKLLQQEVEVINGSADKAVEHSEKMLTELIRLMEKRRSDVKQQVRSQQETEVSRVKELQEKLEQEITELKRKDAELQKLSLTEDHNQFLQDYPSLSGLSGSTHSCSIKTRPLRYFEDVTAAVSGVRDKLQDVLREGWTNISQTGTEVNVLLSQPRPEPEPKTRAEFLKYSRDITLDTNTPHRHLLLSDGNRKATLMRQLQSYSSHPDRFTIYPQVLSRESLTGRCYWEVERSGQADVAVAHKNISRAGSSLECLFGRNDKSWSLDCNNISYKFWFNKVETPVSGPQSSRVGVYLDHRAGILSFYSVSETMTLLHRVQTTFTQPLHAGLYVYYSGSAELCRLK